Genomic DNA from Streptomyces sp. PCS3-D2:
TGTCCACCGGCGCCACCCACGAACTGCTGGAGATCGGTGTCTCCTCCCCGGAGATGACCCCGGCCGACGGCATCGGCGTCGGCGAGGTGGGCTACATCATCACCGGCGTGAAGGATGTCCGCCAGTCCAAGGTCGGTGACACCATCACCAGCCTGAACAACGGCGCGACCGAAGCCCTCGGCGGCTACAAGGACCCGAAGCCGATGGTCTTCTCGGGCCTCTACCCGCTGGACGGCTCCGACTACCCCGACCTGCGCGAGGCCCTGGACAAGCTCCAGCTCAACGACGCCGCGCTGGTCTACGAGCCCGAGACCTCGGCGGCGCTGGGCTTCGGCTTCCGCGTCGGCTTCCTCGGCCTGCTCCACCTGGACGTGGTCCGCGAGCGCCTGGAGCGCGAGTTCGGTCTCGACCTGATCGCCACCGCGCCCAACGTGGTCTACCGGGTGGTCCTGGAGGACGGCAAGGAAGTCACCGTCACCAACCCGAGCGAGTTCCCCGAAGGCAAGATCAAGGACGTCTTCGAGCCGGTCGTCCGGGCCACCGTGCTCGCCCCGACCGAGTTCATCGGCGCGATCATGGAGCTGTGCCAGCAGCGCCGCGGCACCCTCCTCGGCATGGACTACCTCTCCGAGGACCGCGTCGAGATCCGCTACACCCTCCCGCTCGCCGAGATCGTCTTCGACTTCTTCGACCAGCTGAAGTCCAAGACGCGCGGCTACGCCTCCCTCGACTACGAGCCCACCGGCGAGCAGGCCTCCAGCCTGGTCAAGGTCGACATCCTGCTGCACGGCGACAAGGTCGACGCCTTCTCCGCCGTCTGCCACAAGGACGCCGCCTACGCCTATGGCGTGCGCCTCGTCGCCAAGCTGCGCGAGCTGATCCCGCGGCAGGCCTTCGAGGTGCCGGTCCAGGCCGCGATCGGCTCCCGCGTCATCGCCCGCGAGACCATCCGCGCCATCCGCAAGGACGTCCTCGCCAAGTGCTACGGCGGTGACATCTCCCGCAAGCGGAAGCTGCTGGAGAAGCAGAAGGAAGGCAAGAAGCGCATGAAGATGGTCGGCTCCGTGGAGGTCCCGCAGGAGGCCTTCATCGCCGTCCTCTCCAGTGACGAGTCCGGCGGCAAGAAGAAGTAGCCGTCCCTCCGTCACCCGGCGTACACAGGCCCCCGCGCATCGGCGCAGGGGCCTGTTTCGTTATGAACCGGCCGCTCACTGGCTCTTACGCGCACGCCGGAGGCGCTCTAGGCTGATCACTGCTCAACGGTTACTCGTCAGTTTAAAAAGTCAGCGGCTGCAAAC
This window encodes:
- the lepA gene encoding translation elongation factor 4, which codes for MPAIPSHVPEPSRTDPALIRNFCIIAHIDHGKSTLADRMLQLTGVVDQRQMRAQYLDRMDIERERGITIKSQAVRLPWAPTTGEGQGSTHILNMIDTPGHVDFTYEVSRSLAACEGTILLVDAAQGIEAQTLANLYLAMENDLAIVPVLNKIDLPAAQPEKFAEELANLVGCDPDDVLRVSAKTGMGVDALLDKVVATVPAPVGVKDAPARAMIFDSVYDSYRGVVTYVRVVDGQLNKRERIKMMSTGATHELLEIGVSSPEMTPADGIGVGEVGYIITGVKDVRQSKVGDTITSLNNGATEALGGYKDPKPMVFSGLYPLDGSDYPDLREALDKLQLNDAALVYEPETSAALGFGFRVGFLGLLHLDVVRERLEREFGLDLIATAPNVVYRVVLEDGKEVTVTNPSEFPEGKIKDVFEPVVRATVLAPTEFIGAIMELCQQRRGTLLGMDYLSEDRVEIRYTLPLAEIVFDFFDQLKSKTRGYASLDYEPTGEQASSLVKVDILLHGDKVDAFSAVCHKDAAYAYGVRLVAKLRELIPRQAFEVPVQAAIGSRVIARETIRAIRKDVLAKCYGGDISRKRKLLEKQKEGKKRMKMVGSVEVPQEAFIAVLSSDESGGKKK